A region of Paraburkholderia largidicola DNA encodes the following proteins:
- a CDS encoding sirohydrochlorin chelatase — protein MGSHGVVLFAHGARDPRWAEPFERLRARLLELRGAAAGPVSLAFLELMTPGLPEAVAAQVAAGASVVTVVPVFFGQGGHVRRDLPVILDQCRSANPSAEIRCATAVGEDAEVIEAMAGYCLRQALV, from the coding sequence ATGGGATCTCATGGCGTGGTGCTGTTTGCGCATGGCGCGAGAGATCCTCGCTGGGCCGAGCCTTTTGAGCGGCTGCGCGCCCGGTTGCTCGAGTTGCGCGGGGCGGCCGCTGGACCGGTTTCGTTGGCTTTTCTTGAGCTTATGACGCCTGGTTTGCCTGAGGCTGTGGCTGCTCAGGTCGCAGCAGGAGCGTCTGTTGTCACCGTTGTGCCGGTTTTTTTCGGGCAAGGTGGGCATGTTCGGCGAGATCTGCCGGTGATTCTTGATCAGTGCCGCAGCGCGAATCCTTCTGCTGAGATTCGTTGTGCGACTGCTGTTGGCGAGGATGCCGAAGTTATTGAGGCGATGGCTGGGTATTGCCTGCGGCAGGCTTTGGTTTGA
- the cobA gene encoding uroporphyrinogen-III C-methyltransferase, which yields MGKVYLIGAGPGAADLITVRGARLLGLADVVLHDALVEPAMLDYAPHARKIAVGKRCGQRSTAQHFINKQIVDAALEHGVVVRLKGGDPMLFGRADEEMRALEAAGIDYEVVPGITAALASAASLRRSLTLRGVSRSVALATHSRAPDSAEIREQVNADSLVFYMGRDSAPEIAQQLIDAGRPGSTPVAIVEACSTPRERMLTLTLDGLAAGDAQLWLDASQPSLLMIGDAFAERVTRSEPESAAEQGQPELRVA from the coding sequence ATGGGTAAGGTGTATCTGATCGGCGCCGGGCCAGGCGCTGCGGACCTGATCACGGTTCGCGGCGCACGGCTGCTGGGTCTCGCCGATGTCGTGCTGCACGATGCGCTGGTCGAGCCGGCGATGCTCGACTACGCGCCGCACGCGCGCAAGATCGCGGTGGGCAAGCGTTGCGGGCAGCGCTCGACGGCGCAGCACTTCATCAACAAGCAGATCGTCGATGCCGCGCTCGAGCATGGCGTTGTGGTGCGATTGAAGGGCGGCGATCCGATGCTGTTCGGCCGTGCCGATGAAGAAATGCGCGCGCTCGAAGCGGCGGGCATCGACTATGAAGTCGTGCCGGGCATCACGGCGGCATTGGCGAGTGCAGCGTCGCTGCGTCGTTCGCTGACGCTGCGTGGCGTGTCGCGCAGTGTGGCGCTCGCGACGCACAGCCGCGCGCCGGATTCTGCCGAGATTCGCGAGCAGGTCAACGCGGATTCGCTGGTGTTCTACATGGGCCGCGACAGCGCGCCCGAGATCGCGCAGCAACTCATCGACGCGGGTCGCCCGGGCTCGACGCCTGTTGCGATCGTCGAAGCATGCTCGACGCCGCGCGAGCGCATGCTGACGCTGACACTCGATGGACTTGCTGCCGGCGATGCGCAACTGTGGCTCGACGCGTCGCAGCCTTCGCTGCTGATGATCGGCGACGCGTTCGCCGAACGGGTCACGCGCAGCGAGCCGGAGTCGGCTGCGGAGCAGGGTCAGCCTGAGTTGCGAGTCGCTTAA
- the bla gene encoding class A beta-lactamase, producing MPFSSLRRSLLIALAAGPVIGVRAQPASSVSINLAARERLEKLEASSGGRLGVAALNTADGSYVGYRESERFPMCSTFKLLVVALVLKRSMAERGLLDERVRYGDADLVANSPVTKRHVGEGMTIGELSAAALQHSDNTAANLLLTAVGGPEVLNQFAVSIGDEWFDLLRGEPEVNASVPGDMRDTTTPRAMMLDVQKLLLADDVLGPQQREQLKAWMLGNATGAARIRAAVPGSGWLVADKTGSGDYGTANDVAVVYPPSAAPFVVAVYFTGVMPKQTLPQDEVVVEAARIVFDAMR from the coding sequence ATGCCTTTTTCTTCTTTGCGTCGTTCCTTACTGATTGCGCTTGCGGCCGGTCCTGTGATCGGCGTGCGCGCACAGCCGGCTTCGTCGGTCTCGATCAATCTTGCCGCGCGTGAGCGGTTGGAAAAACTTGAAGCGTCGAGCGGTGGGCGCCTTGGTGTGGCTGCGCTCAATACGGCGGATGGGTCGTATGTCGGCTATCGCGAGTCGGAGCGGTTTCCGATGTGCAGCACGTTCAAGCTGCTTGTCGTTGCGCTGGTTTTGAAGCGCAGCATGGCCGAACGTGGTCTGCTCGATGAGCGTGTTCGATACGGTGACGCTGATCTCGTTGCGAACTCGCCTGTTACGAAGCGGCACGTGGGGGAGGGTATGACGATCGGCGAACTGAGTGCTGCGGCGCTTCAGCACAGCGACAACACGGCGGCGAATCTGCTGCTGACGGCTGTCGGCGGGCCGGAGGTGTTGAACCAGTTCGCGGTTTCGATTGGGGATGAGTGGTTTGATTTGCTGCGCGGGGAGCCCGAGGTGAATGCGTCCGTGCCGGGCGATATGAGGGATACGACGACGCCGCGGGCGATGATGCTCGATGTGCAGAAGCTACTGCTGGCCGATGATGTGCTGGGTCCGCAGCAGCGGGAGCAGTTGAAGGCATGGATGCTGGGGAACGCGACGGGTGCCGCTCGGATTCGGGCTGCCGTGCCGGGTTCTGGCTGGCTGGTCGCCGACAAGACTGGGAGCGGGGATTACGGGACGGCTAACGATGTTGCGGTTGTGTATCCGCCTTCGGCGGCGCCTTTTGTTGTCGCTGTCTATTTCACTGGCGTGATGCCGAAGCAGACGCTGCCGCAGGATGAGGTCGTGGTTGAGGCTGCGAGGATCGTGTTTGATGCTATGAGGTGA
- the cysD gene encoding sulfate adenylyltransferase subunit CysD: MSTTLDSTVNPLNVTANRMDHLDWLEAESIHILRELVAECSKPALLFSGGKDSVVVLALALKAFGLGANRKTQLPFPLVHIDTGHNYDEVIDFRDRRAKEIGAELVVGHVEDSIKKGTVRLRRETDSRNAAQAVTLLETIEQYGYTAMIGGARRDEEKARAKERIFSFRDEFGQWDPKAQRPELWSLFNARLHQGEHLRVFPISNWTELDVWQYIARENLELPSIYYAHKREIVRRNGLLVPVTPLTPIREGESSEEAVVRFRTVGDISCTCPVESDADDLEKIIAETAVTEITERGATRMDDQTSEAAMETRKKQGYF, from the coding sequence ATGAGCACGACGCTCGATTCCACTGTCAACCCGCTGAACGTCACGGCGAACCGGATGGACCACCTCGACTGGCTCGAGGCCGAGTCGATCCACATCCTGCGCGAACTCGTTGCCGAATGCAGCAAGCCCGCGCTGCTGTTCTCGGGCGGCAAGGATTCCGTCGTCGTGCTGGCGCTCGCGTTGAAGGCGTTCGGCCTCGGCGCGAACCGCAAGACGCAGTTGCCGTTCCCGCTGGTGCACATCGACACGGGTCACAACTACGACGAAGTGATCGATTTCCGCGACCGCCGCGCGAAGGAAATCGGCGCGGAACTGGTGGTCGGTCATGTCGAAGATTCGATCAAGAAAGGCACGGTGCGTCTGCGCCGCGAAACGGATTCGCGCAATGCCGCGCAAGCCGTCACGCTGCTGGAAACGATCGAGCAATACGGTTACACGGCGATGATCGGCGGCGCGCGTCGCGATGAAGAAAAGGCGCGCGCGAAAGAACGTATCTTCTCGTTCCGCGACGAGTTCGGCCAGTGGGACCCGAAGGCACAGCGCCCGGAACTGTGGAGCCTGTTCAACGCGCGTCTGCATCAAGGCGAGCATCTGCGCGTGTTCCCGATTTCGAACTGGACGGAACTCGACGTGTGGCAATACATCGCTCGCGAAAATCTTGAACTGCCGTCCATCTATTACGCGCACAAGCGCGAGATCGTGCGCCGCAACGGCCTGCTCGTGCCCGTGACACCGCTCACGCCGATCCGCGAAGGCGAGTCGAGCGAAGAAGCTGTCGTGCGTTTCCGTACCGTGGGCGACATCAGCTGCACATGCCCCGTTGAAAGCGATGCGGACGATCTGGAAAAGATCATCGCCGAAACGGCCGTGACGGAAATCACGGAACGTGGCGCGACGCGCATGGACGACCAGACGTCGGAAGCGGCGATGGAAACGCGTAAGAAGCAAGGTTATTTCTAA
- a CDS encoding sulfate adenylyltransferase subunit 1, whose translation MMSIHQPEDLGVLRFITAGSVDDGKSTLIGRLLYDSKAVLSDQLSALSRAKNKRTVGDEIDLSLLTDGLEAEREQGITIDVAYRYFATAKRKFIIADTPGHEQYTRNMVTGASTAHAAIILVDATRVTFEDGVAQLLPQTKRHSAIVKLLGLQHAIVAINKMDLVDYSEARFNEIRDAYVTLARQLGLADVRFVPVSALKGDNIVTASERMPWYAGEPLLDVLEALPVELPTDQGLRFPVQWVARQDGSQADDFRGYMGRVESGEVKLGDSIVVLPANRQATVAEIIAPVPGGTAQVDRAFAGQTVTIRLAEDVDVSRGDTFVLATGVVQPAKKLEADLCWFDDAPLSTARKYLLKQTTSTVFARIGGIQQVLDVHTLSHATDRHELAMNDIGRVSLTLQKPIVADEYDTHPGTGAFVLIDEATHHTVAAGMIRSFSA comes from the coding sequence ATTATGAGCATTCATCAACCTGAAGACCTCGGCGTGCTTCGTTTCATCACGGCAGGCAGCGTCGACGACGGCAAGAGCACGCTGATCGGCCGCCTGTTGTACGACAGCAAGGCTGTGCTGTCGGATCAGTTGTCGGCGTTGTCCCGCGCGAAGAACAAGCGCACGGTCGGCGACGAAATCGATCTGTCGCTGCTGACGGACGGCCTCGAAGCCGAACGCGAGCAGGGCATCACGATCGACGTCGCGTACCGCTACTTCGCAACCGCGAAGCGCAAGTTCATCATCGCCGACACGCCGGGCCACGAGCAGTACACGCGCAACATGGTGACGGGCGCATCGACCGCGCACGCCGCGATCATTCTCGTCGACGCCACGCGCGTCACGTTCGAGGACGGCGTCGCGCAACTGTTGCCGCAGACCAAGCGCCACAGCGCGATCGTCAAGCTGCTTGGCTTGCAGCACGCGATCGTCGCAATCAACAAGATGGACCTCGTCGACTACAGCGAAGCGCGCTTCAACGAAATTCGCGACGCGTACGTCACGCTGGCGCGTCAACTCGGTCTCGCCGATGTGCGCTTCGTGCCCGTATCGGCACTGAAGGGCGACAACATCGTGACGGCCAGCGAGCGCATGCCGTGGTACGCAGGTGAGCCGCTGCTCGACGTGCTCGAAGCGCTGCCCGTCGAACTGCCGACGGATCAGGGACTGCGTTTCCCGGTGCAATGGGTCGCGCGTCAGGACGGCAGCCAGGCCGACGATTTCCGCGGCTACATGGGCCGTGTCGAATCGGGCGAAGTGAAGCTCGGCGATTCGATCGTCGTGTTGCCGGCGAACCGTCAGGCGACCGTTGCTGAGATCATCGCGCCCGTGCCGGGCGGCACGGCGCAAGTGGATCGCGCGTTCGCGGGCCAGACGGTGACGATCCGCCTCGCGGAAGACGTCGACGTGTCGCGCGGCGATACGTTCGTGCTCGCAACGGGTGTCGTGCAACCGGCGAAGAAGCTCGAAGCGGATCTGTGCTGGTTCGACGACGCGCCGCTGTCGACGGCCCGCAAGTATCTGTTGAAGCAAACCACGAGCACGGTGTTCGCGCGCATCGGCGGCATCCAGCAGGTGCTCGACGTGCACACGCTGTCGCACGCGACGGACCGTCACGAACTGGCGATGAACGATATTGGCCGCGTGTCGCTGACGCTGCAAAAGCCGATCGTCGCCGACGAGTACGACACGCATCCGGGCACGGGCGCTTTCGTGCTGATCGACGAAGCAACGCATCACACGGTCGCGGCCGGCATGATTCGTTCTTTCTCCGCTTGA